A DNA window from Trichosurus vulpecula isolate mTriVul1 chromosome 2, mTriVul1.pri, whole genome shotgun sequence contains the following coding sequences:
- the C5AR1 gene encoding C5a anaphylatoxin chemotactic receptor 1: protein MESSIVLFMSNDTEYPDDYYSTRETPVDGVKGYSVSAIISLLVFLVVFLLGVPGNAVVIWVTGIEARKMVNAVWFLNLALADLLCCLVLPFLAVPIILHDHWPFTEAACRFLPSVILFNMYASVLLLMVISIDRCLLVMKPIWCQNHRTVCMVGSACFLAWMLALVLTIPSLLYRQLVKEDFPPSWQCGVSYEIKAVELSVAISRFLLSFLVPLAIITVCYMLLLNRLWRRQATRSYKTVKVVVAVVVGFFICWTPYQIVGILIAVSEWGSVLYYWANKMDSLALALAYVNSCVNPIIYLVAGQGIKGRLVSYSVCTNLRNVLMEDSVGRESKSFSRSTMASTVVPEEQL, encoded by the coding sequence gcattgtgcttttCATGTCGAATGACACTGAATACCCGGATGATTATTACAGTACCAGAGAAACTCCTGTGGATGGGGTCAAGGGATATTCGGTGTCAGCGATAATCTCCCTCCTGGTCTTTTTGGTGGTCTTCCTGTTGGGTGTGCCAGGCAATGCTGTCGTGATCTGGGTGACAGGGATTGAGGCCCGAAAGATGGTCAATGCGGTCTGGTTCCTGAACTTGGCCCTGGccgacctgctctgttgtctggTGCTCCCATTCTTGGCCGTCCCCATCATCCTGCATGATCATTGGCCCTTCACCGAAGCCGCATGCCGCTTCCTGCCCTCCGTCATCCTCTTTAACATGTACGCCAGTGTCCTGCTGCTCATGGTCATCAGCATTGATCGCTGCCTACTGGTCATGAAGCCCATCTGGTGTCAGAACCACCGCACTGTGTGCATGGTCGGCTCTGCCTGCTTCTTGGCCTGGATGCTGGCCTTGGTTCTGACCATCCCTTCCCTGTTGTACCGCCAACTAGTGAAGGAAGACTTCCCTCCCAGCTGGCAGTGTGGGGTGAGCTACGAAATCAAAGCAGTCGAGTTAAGCGTGGCAATCTCTCGCTTCCTGCTCAGCTTCCTGGTCCCTCTTGCCATCATCACCGTCTGCTACATGCTCTTACTCAACCGTCTGTGGAGACGCCAGGCCACTCGCTCCTACAAGACCGTCAAGGTGGTTGTGGCTGTGGTGGTGGGCTTCTTCATCTGCTGGACCCCCTATCAGATTGTGGGCATCTTGATAGCCGTGAGTGAATGGGGCTCCGTCCTCTACTATTGGGCAAACAAGATGGACAGCTTAGCCCTCGCGTTGGCTTATGTTAACAGCTGCGTCAACCCAATCATCTATTTGGTTGCAGGCCAAGGCATCAAGGGCCGTTTGGTGAGCTACTCTGTATGCACCAACCTCCGGAATGTTCTGATGGAGGACTCTGTGGGGCGGGAGAGCAAGTCCTTCAGCCGATCTACAATGGCATCGACAGTGGTCCCTGAGGAGCAGCTGTGA